One region of Culex pipiens pallens isolate TS chromosome 2, TS_CPP_V2, whole genome shotgun sequence genomic DNA includes:
- the LOC120428558 gene encoding protein dimmed: MRSDLTDDRNILQIAAAEIAESSDTSGFFEITSNGSNGHNGHRSDDLLQLDNTDYLNNPRTTSRPKRSSRRLQTESALDPDMTDSSSQSDDTSCGSSRNGSSRVGSSNGRSASSHHHHQSASAAARRRKGVLNAKERNMRRLESNERERMRMHSLNDAFQSLREVIPHVKKERRLSKIETLTLAKNYITALTDVIIVMRGEGEPTATTQMQTNCILKAAEADPRHQQQQQQQHNHHPQHPDQISSNISAVALDGLNSATISQLIPNIPNLHHPGLTNGSSGLPHPNHQQHHHNNNNNLTIANFNNSSSVSSSNTNNNNSSAANITNSNTNNNNNNGSASSIDIENSFYEDPFQMM, encoded by the exons ATGAGGTCGGACCTGACGGACGACAGAAATATCCTGCAAATTGCCGCCGCGGAAATTGCAGAGTCCTCCGACACCAGCGGATTCTTCGAAATCACCAGCAATGGCTCCAACGGTCACAACGGACACCGGTCGGACGATTTGCTGCAGCTAGATAATACCGACTATTTGAACAACCCCCGGACGACCTCCAGACCGAAGCGTTCGTCTAGACGGCTTCAGACG GAGTCCGCGCTGGATCCGGACATGACGGATTCGAGCTCACAGAGTGACGACACCAGCTGTGGCAGCAGTCGCAACGGGAGCAGCCGCGTTGGCAGCAGCAACGGCCGGAGTGCGTCCTCACACCATCACCACCAGAGCGCGTCGGCCGCGGCCCGGCGCCGAAAAGGGGTCCTGAACGCGAAGGAGCGCAACATGCGGCGGCTTGAGTCCAACGAGCGGGAACGCATGCGGATGCACAGCCTCAACGATGCGTTTCAG TCCCTCCGAGAAGTCATCCCGCACGTCAAGAAGGAGCGCCGACTGTCCAAGATAGAAACGCTCACGTTGGCCAAGAACTACATCACGGCCCTGACCGATGTCATCATCGTGATGCGGGGCGAGGGTGAACCGACGGCCACGACGCAAATGCAGACCAATTGCATCCTGAAGGCGGCGGAAGCTGATCCCcgacatcaacaacaacaacaacagcagcataATCATCACCCACAGCATCCCGATCAGATTTCGTCCAATATCTCCGCCGTGGCACTGGATGGATTGAACAGTGCCACCATCAGCCAACTCATACCGAACATTCCGAACCTTCATCATCCGGGGCTTACCAACGGAAGCAGTGGCCTCCCCCACCCTAACCACCAGCAGCAtcaccacaacaacaacaacaacctcaCGATTGCCAACTTTAACAACAGCTCCAGcgtcagcagcagcaacaccaaCAATAATAATTCCAGTGCAGCCAACATCACCAACAgcaacaccaacaacaacaacaacaatggtaGCGCAAGTAGTATAGACATTGAAAACAGCTTCTACGAGGATCCATTTCAAATGATGTAA